Proteins from a genomic interval of Balaenoptera acutorostrata chromosome 21, mBalAcu1.1, whole genome shotgun sequence:
- the PPP1R3B gene encoding protein phosphatase 1 regulatory subunit 3B isoform X1 produces the protein MRLPVKGADLSPGPRSCRRRRCPCHPGADAAAGWRLRTSGLMSCTRVLACSNPVMAVDIECRYSCMAPSLRRERFAFQISPKPSKPLRPCIQLSSKNEASGTVAPTVQEKKVKKRVSFADNQGLALTMVKVFSEFDDPLDIPLNITELLDSIVSLTTAESESFVLDFSQPSADYLDFRNRLRTDHVCLENCVLKDRAIAGTVKVQNLAFEKMVKVRMTFDTWKSFTDFPCWYVKDTYAGSDKDTFSFEISLPEKIQSYERMEFAVCYECNGQTYWDSNKGKNYRIIRAELKSTQGTAQPPNGPDFGIAFDQFGSPRCSYGLFPEWPSYLGYEKLGPYY, from the exons ATGCGGCTGCCCGTGAAGGGCGCCGACCTGAGCCCCGGCCCCCGCTCCTGCCGTCGCCGCCGCTGCCCCTGCCACCCCGGCGCGGATGCTGCCGCGGGCTGGCGCCTCCGCACCTCGGGGCTTATGAGCTGTACCAG GGTTCTAGCCTGCTCTAACCCCGTGATGGCTGTGGACATTGAGTGCAGGTACAGCTGCATGGCCCCCTCCTTGCGCAGAGAGCGGTTTGCCTTCCAGATCTCTCCGAAGCCAAGCAAACCCCTGAGGCCTTGTATTCAGCTGAGCAGCAAGAATGAAGCCAGTGGGACGGTGGCCCCGACCGTCCAGGAGAAGAAGGTGAAGAAGCGGGTGTCCTTTGCAGACAACCAAGGGCTGGCCCTGACAATGGTCAAAGTGTTCTCCGAGTTTGATGACCCGTTAGATATTCCACTGAACATCACCGAGCTCCTGGACAGCATTGTGAGTCTGACAACAGCAGAGAGCGAGAGCTTTGTGCTGGATTTCTCACAGCCCTCTGCAGACTACCTGGACTTCAGAAATCGGCTTCGGACCGACCACGTCTGCCTGGAGAACTGCGTCTTGAAGGACAGAGCCATTGCAGGCACGGTGAAGGTGCAGAACCTCGCATTCGAGAAAATGGTGAAAGTCAGAATGACATTCGACACCTGGAAAAGCTTCACAGACTTTCCCTGTTGGTACGTGAAGGACACGTACGCAGGTTCAGACAAGGACACGTTCTCCTTTGAAATCAGCTTGCCTGAAAAAATTCAGTCTTATGAGAGGATGGAGTTTGCCGTGTGCTATGAGTGCAACGGACAGACGTACTGGGACAGCAATAAAGGCAAAAACTATAGGATCATCCGGGCAGAGTTGAAATCCACCCAGGGAACAGCCCAGCCACCAAATGGACCAGATTTTGGAATAGCCTTTGACCAGTTTGGAAGCCCTCGGTGTTCCTATGGTCTGTTTCCGGAGTGGCCTAGTTATTTAGGATACGAGAAGCTGGGGCCCTACTATTAG
- the PPP1R3B gene encoding protein phosphatase 1 regulatory subunit 3B isoform X2, protein MAVDIECRYSCMAPSLRRERFAFQISPKPSKPLRPCIQLSSKNEASGTVAPTVQEKKVKKRVSFADNQGLALTMVKVFSEFDDPLDIPLNITELLDSIVSLTTAESESFVLDFSQPSADYLDFRNRLRTDHVCLENCVLKDRAIAGTVKVQNLAFEKMVKVRMTFDTWKSFTDFPCWYVKDTYAGSDKDTFSFEISLPEKIQSYERMEFAVCYECNGQTYWDSNKGKNYRIIRAELKSTQGTAQPPNGPDFGIAFDQFGSPRCSYGLFPEWPSYLGYEKLGPYY, encoded by the coding sequence ATGGCTGTGGACATTGAGTGCAGGTACAGCTGCATGGCCCCCTCCTTGCGCAGAGAGCGGTTTGCCTTCCAGATCTCTCCGAAGCCAAGCAAACCCCTGAGGCCTTGTATTCAGCTGAGCAGCAAGAATGAAGCCAGTGGGACGGTGGCCCCGACCGTCCAGGAGAAGAAGGTGAAGAAGCGGGTGTCCTTTGCAGACAACCAAGGGCTGGCCCTGACAATGGTCAAAGTGTTCTCCGAGTTTGATGACCCGTTAGATATTCCACTGAACATCACCGAGCTCCTGGACAGCATTGTGAGTCTGACAACAGCAGAGAGCGAGAGCTTTGTGCTGGATTTCTCACAGCCCTCTGCAGACTACCTGGACTTCAGAAATCGGCTTCGGACCGACCACGTCTGCCTGGAGAACTGCGTCTTGAAGGACAGAGCCATTGCAGGCACGGTGAAGGTGCAGAACCTCGCATTCGAGAAAATGGTGAAAGTCAGAATGACATTCGACACCTGGAAAAGCTTCACAGACTTTCCCTGTTGGTACGTGAAGGACACGTACGCAGGTTCAGACAAGGACACGTTCTCCTTTGAAATCAGCTTGCCTGAAAAAATTCAGTCTTATGAGAGGATGGAGTTTGCCGTGTGCTATGAGTGCAACGGACAGACGTACTGGGACAGCAATAAAGGCAAAAACTATAGGATCATCCGGGCAGAGTTGAAATCCACCCAGGGAACAGCCCAGCCACCAAATGGACCAGATTTTGGAATAGCCTTTGACCAGTTTGGAAGCCCTCGGTGTTCCTATGGTCTGTTTCCGGAGTGGCCTAGTTATTTAGGATACGAGAAGCTGGGGCCCTACTATTAG